In the genome of Vespa crabro chromosome 1, iyVesCrab1.2, whole genome shotgun sequence, the window tattgttattgttattgttattgttctagttattgtaattgttattgttattgttattgttattgtcattatttttattgttattgttattgttattgttgttgttattgttattgttattgttattgttattgttattgttattgttattgttattgttaatattattgttattgttattatttatattgttattgttattgttattattactattgttattgttattgttattattattgttaatattattattattgttattattattattattattgttattgttattattagtattattgttaatattattattattgttattattattattattattgttattgttattgttattgttgttattgttattgttattattattattattattattatttttattgttattgttattattattattgttattattattgttattgttattgttattattagtattattgttattattattgttattgttattgttattgttattattattattattattattgttattgttattattattgttattattattgttattgataatattattgttattattattattattgttattgttattgttattattattgttattgtttttgttattgttataattattattattgttattgttattattattgttattattattgttattgataatattattgttattattattattattgttattgttattgttattattattgttattatttttgttattgttataattattattattgttattgttattattattgttattattattgttattttttttattattgttattattattattcttagtattattattgttattgttattgttattgttattgttattgatattgttattgttattattattattattattattattattgttattattattgttaatattattattgttattgtttttattatttttattattattattattgttgttattattattattattcatattattattattattattattgttattgttattattattattattattgttattgttattattattgttattattattgttattattattgttattgttattgttattgttattgttattgtcattattgttattattattgttattgttattgttattactattgttattgttattgtaattgttattgttattactatttttcttattattattgttattgttattgttattgtgattgttattgttattgttattattattgttattattattgttattgttattgtaattgttattgttattactatttttgttattattattgttattgttattgttattattattgttattgttattgttattgttattattattgttattgttattattattgttattatttatattgttattgttattgttattattattgttattgttattgttattgttattgttattgttattgttattgttactgttactgttattgttattgttattattattattgttattattactgttattgttattattattgttattgttattgttattgttattaatattgttattgttattattattgttaatgttattgttattgttattgttattgttattgttattgttaatgttattgttattgttattgttatcattattgttattattattgttattattattgttattgttattgttattattattgttattgttattgttattattattattattattattattattaatattattactattattattattattattattattgttattcttattgttattgttatagttattattattgttaatgttattgttattgttattgttattgatattattattgttattgttattattattgttattcttattgtttttgttattgttattattattattattattaatgttattgtttttgttattgttattgttattgttgttgttattgttactgttactgttattgttattgttattattattgttattattattgttattgttattattactgttattcttattgttattgttattattattattattgttattgttattgttattg includes:
- the LOC124421988 gene encoding GATA zinc finger domain-containing protein 15-like, with the translated sequence NNNNNNNNNNNNNNNIINNNNNNNNNNNNNNNNYNNNKNNNNNNNNNNNNNNNNNNNIINNNNNNNNNNNNNNNNNNNNNNNNNNNNNNNNTNNNNNNNNNNNNNNNNNNNKNNNNNNNNNNNNNNNNNNNNNNNNNNNNNNNINNNTNNNNNNNNNNNNNNNNNINNNNNNNNNNNNNNSNNNNNNNNNNNNNSNSNNNNNNNNNNNNNNNNNNNNNNNNNNNNNNNNNNNNNNNNNNNN